One segment of Papaver somniferum cultivar HN1 unplaced genomic scaffold, ASM357369v1 unplaced-scaffold_137, whole genome shotgun sequence DNA contains the following:
- the LOC113334359 gene encoding glutathione S-transferase F13-like isoform X1: MDKLNLSTPTADWIKSGEIPWLFPTSLINPPQRYPPDKRILVYVAVPWHVTVFIFQAMGLKLYGFPMSTPTECIMTCLAEKELEYELVPVDLPKGEHKNPTHLAKNPFGQIPVLEDASVTLFESRAITRYIAHKYKSGADLSRCDNVEEAAMVGVWVEVESQQFSPPMNAIIFEKFIKPLYLGQTADESIINENLVKLGMVLDVYEARLSNSKYLACDSFTLADLHHLPSIHYLFKTPHSNVITSRPHVNAWWEDISTRPSFIKVAEQMDAHA; encoded by the exons ATGGACAAACTTAATTTGTCAACTCCCACAGCCGATTGGATAAAATCAGGGGAGATCCCGTGGTTGTTCCCCACTTCGCTAATAAATCCGCCACAGCGTTACCCTCCGGATAAAAGGATTTTGGTCTATGTGGCTGTGCCATGGCATGTTACAGTCTTCATTTTTCAAG CAATGGGGTTGAAGTTATATGGGTTTCCCATGTCGACTCCAACAGAGTGCATAATGACATGCCTGGCTGAGAAAGAACTAGAATATGAGCTTGTTCCAGTTGACCTTCCCAAAGGAGAACACAAGAATCCAACTCATCTCGCCAAAAAC CCATTTGGTCAGATTCCAGTTCTTGAAGATGCCTCTGTCACCCTTTTCG AATCTCGAGCAATCACCAGGTACATCGCTCATAAGTATAAATCGGGGGCAGATCTATCTAGGTGCGATAATGTCGAAGAAGCAGCAATGGTTGGAGTATGGGTAGAAGTAGAATCTCAACAGTTCAGCCCTCCTATGAATGCAATCATCTTTGAAAAGTTTATAAAGCCATTATATCTTGGCCAAACTGCTGATGAATCAATCATTAACGAAAACTTGGTGAAACTGGGTATGGTGCTTGATGTTTATGAAGCTAGATTGAGCAACTCAAAGTACTTGGCATGCGATTCTTTCACCCTTGCTGATCTTCACCATCTTCCTTCCATTCACTACCTCTTTAAGACTCCGCATTCTAATGTGATCACTTCGAGGCCTCATGTTAATGCATGGTGGGAGGATATCTCAACTAGGCCATCTTTCATCAAGGTTGCTGAACAAATGGACGCGCATGCATGA
- the LOC113334359 gene encoding glutathione S-transferase F13-like isoform X2: MGLKLYGFPMSTPTECIMTCLAEKELEYELVPVDLPKGEHKNPTHLAKNPFGQIPVLEDASVTLFESRAITRYIAHKYKSGADLSRCDNVEEAAMVGVWVEVESQQFSPPMNAIIFEKFIKPLYLGQTADESIINENLVKLGMVLDVYEARLSNSKYLACDSFTLADLHHLPSIHYLFKTPHSNVITSRPHVNAWWEDISTRPSFIKVAEQMDAHA, translated from the exons ATGGGGTTGAAGTTATATGGGTTTCCCATGTCGACTCCAACAGAGTGCATAATGACATGCCTGGCTGAGAAAGAACTAGAATATGAGCTTGTTCCAGTTGACCTTCCCAAAGGAGAACACAAGAATCCAACTCATCTCGCCAAAAAC CCATTTGGTCAGATTCCAGTTCTTGAAGATGCCTCTGTCACCCTTTTCG AATCTCGAGCAATCACCAGGTACATCGCTCATAAGTATAAATCGGGGGCAGATCTATCTAGGTGCGATAATGTCGAAGAAGCAGCAATGGTTGGAGTATGGGTAGAAGTAGAATCTCAACAGTTCAGCCCTCCTATGAATGCAATCATCTTTGAAAAGTTTATAAAGCCATTATATCTTGGCCAAACTGCTGATGAATCAATCATTAACGAAAACTTGGTGAAACTGGGTATGGTGCTTGATGTTTATGAAGCTAGATTGAGCAACTCAAAGTACTTGGCATGCGATTCTTTCACCCTTGCTGATCTTCACCATCTTCCTTCCATTCACTACCTCTTTAAGACTCCGCATTCTAATGTGATCACTTCGAGGCCTCATGTTAATGCATGGTGGGAGGATATCTCAACTAGGCCATCTTTCATCAAGGTTGCTGAACAAATGGACGCGCATGCATGA